A portion of the Juglans microcarpa x Juglans regia isolate MS1-56 chromosome 1D, Jm3101_v1.0, whole genome shotgun sequence genome contains these proteins:
- the LOC121257859 gene encoding uncharacterized protein LOC121257859, producing the protein MHPTKALGSDSMFVVFFRSYCHIVEDSITAAVLDSLNNDGRNGEIVDEEQIVDNLIDATTKTWNAQLVRALFNPNIVVAILRIRLLQTQDVMEKHLCRCKIDILPTLTNLKRKKIVVKTQCGFCHVYEEDISHAMLTCSSNYSLWQKFLPMLQNFQSSLTFIDTVRMVMMQGSEAKLTMFSILCWSLWYRRNQLQMGNNLIQHVQAAKHALSICKTFNDVQITTTKDLLKVSKWQAPPDGYLKINVNGTIFANLRKAGVGIVLWDMSGRIVIAASKNEDEVDEAAIIESIAILRGLQLCLPLGIPNFVIKCDCLNVVHELQSTEESFASAGNLINEPKNLMRRFQQVRVQHTTG; encoded by the exons ATGCACCCTACCAAGGCACTTGGCTCTGATAGCatgtttgttgtatttttcCGGTCATATTGTCACATCGTGGAAGATTCCATTACAGCTGCAGTGTTAGATTCTCTCAATAATG ATGGCAGAAATGGGGAAATTGTTGATGAAGAACAGATTGTGGACAATTTAATTGATGCTACTACTAAAACATGGAATGCACAGCTGGTTAGAGCTCTCTTTAATCCAAATATAGTAGTGGCGATCCTTAGGATTCGATTGTTACAAACTCAAG ATGTGATGGAGAAACATCTTTGCAGATGCAAGATAGATATATTGCCTACTCTCACTAATCTCAAGAGGAAAAAGATTGTTGTGAAGACTCAATGTGGTTTCTGCCATGTCTATGAGGAAGATATTAGTCATGCTATGCTCACTTGTTCTTCCAACTATAGTTTGTGGCAGAAATTTCTTCCaatgttacaaaattttcaatcctCTTTGACTTTTATTGATACTGTGAGAATGGTTATGATGCAAGGAAGTGAAGCTAAGTTAACCATGTTTTCTATTCTGTGCTGGAGTTTATGGTATAGGCGAAATCAGTTGCAGATGGGAAATAATTTGATACAACATGTCCAAGCTGCTAAACATGCTTTATCAATTTGCAAAACTTTCAATGATGTGCAAATAACAACTACAAAGGATTTGCTTAAGGTTTCTAAATGGCAAGCTCCACCAGATGGGTATctcaaaataaatgtaaatgGTACAATTTTTGCTAACTTGAGGAAAGCTGGAGTTGGGATAGTCCTATGGGATATGAGTGGAAGAATTGTGATAGCTGCAAGCAAGAATGAAGATGAAGTGGATGAGGCAGCCATTATTGAATCCATTGCTATATTAAGGGGACTTCAGCTATGCCTCCCACTTGGTATTCCGAATTTTGTCATTAAATGTGATTGTCTTAATGTGGTTCATGAGCTTCAGTCAACAGAAGAGTCATTTGCAAGTGCTGGTAATTTGATCAATGAACCCAAGAATTTAATGAGGCGTTTCCAGCAAGTTCGAGTTCAACATACAACAGGATAG